In the Orenia marismortui DSM 5156 genome, one interval contains:
- a CDS encoding class I SAM-dependent methyltransferase — protein sequence MAHKFNPKNKEKLDNPERRRTLPPKDTLYNLMLEEGDYVADIGCGIGYFTLAAAEIVGAKGRVFALDTSVEMLDYLKEIIEDEGIENIEVIKSEEHNANISDESIDFMLISNVMHEVEDIGEFLENYLNKMKVNSKLAIIDWKKVKTKGGPPYDERISIEDLINILEDYNIELLKKVDLSNEQYALVGKKV from the coding sequence ATGGCTCATAAATTTAATCCTAAAAATAAAGAGAAATTAGATAACCCAGAGCGAAGGAGAACTTTACCACCTAAAGATACTTTATATAACTTAATGTTAGAAGAGGGAGATTATGTAGCAGATATAGGTTGTGGAATAGGCTATTTTACTTTAGCAGCAGCAGAGATAGTTGGTGCTAAGGGAAGAGTATTTGCTCTAGATACTTCAGTAGAGATGTTAGATTATTTAAAAGAAATTATAGAAGATGAAGGTATAGAGAATATAGAGGTTATAAAATCAGAAGAACATAATGCTAATATTTCTGATGAATCTATTGACTTTATGCTAATCTCAAATGTAATGCATGAGGTAGAGGATATAGGTGAGTTTCTAGAAAATTACTTAAATAAAATGAAAGTAAATTCCAAGTTAGCTATTATTGACTGGAAGAAGGTAAAGACTAAAGGAGGCCCACCATATGATGAAAGGATATCAATAGAAGATTTAATAAATATTTTAGAAGATTATAATATAGAATTGCTTAAAAAGGTAGACTTAAGCAATGAACAATATGCTTTAGTAGGGAAGAAAGTATAG
- a CDS encoding iron-containing alcohol dehydrogenase family protein, with protein sequence MFDFEYFSPTKIIFGAGKLAEIGQLINDYGNRALIVTDKTMFKVGILTVLEEYLAEAGIDYKIFSGVEPDPSSEIIDKGAKFAQDNNCEFIIALGGGSSIDSAKGISVASTHPAKIIDYLVDGKIGVSGIKKDILPIVAIPTTAGTGSEVTPAAVITDKGNYTKRILFSHYIFPEVAIVDPELTFTLPKSITVNTAVDALCQAIEAYVSPKSSLISDLLSIRSLKLIKEGIYDIYEDEGNLKARTNLSLGATLSGIVISQAGVGAAHAISMVLGANYGIPHGLGISMVLPYVVEYNSMIVEDRYIDIAEAWGIKIKELAEEEIINALVEELKAINKKFNIKSKLRDFNVEKDELLELARLACSHGDMENNPQEPEVEEIKAILAKVF encoded by the coding sequence ATGTTTGATTTTGAATATTTTAGTCCTACTAAAATTATTTTTGGTGCAGGAAAGTTAGCTGAAATAGGTCAATTAATTAATGATTATGGTAATAGAGCTTTAATTGTTACTGATAAAACAATGTTTAAAGTAGGCATTTTAACTGTTTTAGAAGAGTATTTAGCTGAAGCAGGGATAGACTATAAGATCTTTAGTGGAGTAGAGCCTGATCCATCATCTGAAATTATAGATAAGGGCGCTAAATTTGCACAGGACAATAATTGTGAATTTATAATTGCTTTAGGGGGAGGGAGTAGTATTGATTCTGCTAAAGGAATTTCTGTAGCTAGTACTCATCCTGCTAAAATAATAGATTATTTGGTTGATGGCAAGATTGGGGTTTCTGGAATTAAAAAAGATATTTTACCAATTGTAGCTATACCTACAACAGCAGGTACAGGAAGTGAGGTTACTCCAGCAGCAGTAATAACTGACAAAGGTAATTACACCAAGAGAATATTATTTTCCCATTATATCTTTCCAGAAGTCGCTATAGTAGATCCTGAACTTACTTTTACTTTACCTAAAAGTATTACAGTAAATACAGCTGTAGATGCACTATGCCAAGCTATAGAAGCTTATGTATCCCCAAAGTCTAGTTTGATATCAGATTTATTATCTATTAGATCACTTAAATTAATTAAAGAAGGAATTTATGATATTTATGAAGATGAAGGAAATCTAAAGGCTAGGACGAATTTATCTTTAGGAGCTACTTTAAGTGGAATAGTTATTTCTCAAGCAGGGGTAGGAGCTGCTCATGCTATCTCGATGGTCTTAGGTGCTAACTATGGAATCCCACATGGATTAGGAATTTCTATGGTTTTGCCCTATGTAGTAGAGTATAATTCAATGATAGTAGAGGATAGATATATTGATATAGCAGAAGCATGGGGAATAAAGATAAAAGAGCTAGCTGAGGAAGAGATTATTAATGCTTTAGTTGAAGAGTTAAAAGCTATTAACAAAAAATTTAATATCAAGTCCAAATTAAGAGATTTTAATGTTGAAAAAGATGAGTTATTAGAGCTTGCTAGATTAGCTTGTAGTCATGGTGATATGGAAAATAATCCTCAAGAACCAGAAGTAGAAGAGATTAAAGCAATTTTAGCTAAAGTTTTTTGA